The following are encoded together in the Citrus sinensis cultivar Valencia sweet orange chromosome 1, DVS_A1.0, whole genome shotgun sequence genome:
- the LOC102611530 gene encoding uncharacterized protein LOC102611530 — MDYRVPAVRDFEVDLESGCSVSGDDYSSEETFSGFKEHAKAMVAKVCSRFIDGSIKTEDRASLGGNVSNSNGVSGETVIARESNDDEGKKAVKEKHKKSNNKKPPKPPKPPRGPSLDSADLKLIKEISELAMLKRARIERMKALKKTKAAKQSTSNSSLFAMVFTLLFCLVIFQGMSSRGTSVSFQGSPLSARLTEGGLISVQFSGNPSASDPNVPSPGFPNTVQQVTGSDQQQKLNPAAR; from the exons ATGGATTATCGAGTTCCAGCAGTGAGAGATTTTGAAGTTGATCTTGAAAGTGGGTGTTCAGTTAGTGGAGATGATTATTCGAGTGAAGAAACTTTTTCAGGCTTTAAAGAGCATGCAAAGGCAATGGTAGCTAAAGTGTGTAGTAGGTTTATTGATGGATCAATCAAAACTGAAGATAGGGCAAGTTTAGGAGGCAATGTATCTAATAGTAATGGGGTTTCAGGTGAGACTGTGATAGCGAGAGAGAGTAATGATGATGAAGGGAAGAAAGCAGTGAAGGAGAAACACaagaaatcaaacaataaaaagcCCCCAAAACCTCCCAAACCACCAAGAGGTCCATCATTGGATTCAGCTGACCTGAAGCTTATCAAAGAGATTTCTGAACTTGCTATGTTGAAACGTGCAAGAATTGAGCGAATGAAGGCTTTGAAAAAGACGAAAGCTGCAAAACAGTCAACATCCAATAGCAGTCTGTTTGCCATGGTGTTCACTCTTCTGTTTTGTCTTGTGATATTTCAAG GAATGTCATCCAGAGGTACATCTGTAAGCTTCCAGGGATCTCCCCTGTCTGCTAGATTGACAGAGGGTGGCTTGATTTCAGTTCAGTTCTCTGGGAACCCATCTGCCAGTGATCCTAATGTACCTAGTCCTGGCTTTCCCAA TACGGTGCAGCAAGTTACCGGTTCAGATCAACAGCAAAAACTAAATCCAGCTGCCAGATGA
- the LOC102611249 gene encoding cell wall / vacuolar inhibitor of fructosidase 1 → MKAPNFLLLLLLLSVIVPVIIQCDDNLINQICRRTPFRDLCIATLEPNTNSSSSDVKGLASIMANIVLGNASDTLNYIEGLIKQAPDPQQERALANCAELYIPVVRYELPQAIDALSKGHFGFANYCIADAGKQADACEKGFSGSAKSPLSDRNNLLKSLCGIAVAIINLLAKGLS, encoded by the coding sequence atgaaAGCTCCaaactttcttcttcttctacttcTTCTTTCAGTTATTGTACCAGTCATCATCCAATGTGATGACAATTTAATAAACCAAATATGCCGAAGAACACCCTTTCGTGACTTGTGCATTGCAACGTTAGAGCCCAATACCAACAGCTCAAGCTCAGATGTCAAAGGGTTAGCGAGCATTATGGCCAACATCGTGCTGGGAAATGCAAGTGACACATTGAATTACATCGAGGGTTTGATCAAACAAGCTCCAGATCCTCAGCAGGAGAGAGCCTTGGCTAATTGTGCGGAACTGTACATCCCGGTCGTCAGGTACGAGCTTCCTCAAGCTATTGATGCTCTAAGCAAAGGCCATTTTGGGTTTGCTAATTATTGTATTGCTGATGCGGGCAAGCAAGCCGATGCTTGTGAAAAGGGCTTCTCTGGGTCGGCAAAATCACCTTTGAGTGATAGGAACAATCTTTTGAAAAGCCTCTGTGGTATTGCTGTTGCTATTATCAATCTTCTGGCCAAGGGTTTGAGTTAA
- the LOC102610946 gene encoding cell wall / vacuolar inhibitor of fructosidase 1-like gives MKAILFVFPFVLAVAYFPISQCQNLPLIEQTCKQTPYYGLCVTSLKSDPRSKTAGDVQAIALIMVDIIKAKAGGSLQHIEKLKQKYPALRVPLSACKDRFNAIIIGDVPQAVEALTKGDPKFAVDAANDAALEADSCERGFSGKSPITQMNKLNHDISIITASVVKMML, from the coding sequence ATGAAGGcaattttatttgtctttccGTTTGTCCTTGCTGTCGCATATTTCCCAATAAGCCAGTGCCAAAACCTGCCACTGATAGAGCAAACTTGTAAGCAAACACCATATTATGGTCTTTGTGTGACTTCACTCAAGTCAGACCCCAGAAGCAAAACCGCTGGTGATGTTCAAGCAATTGCACTAATAATGGTTGATATAATCAAAGCCAAGGCCGGTGGGTCACTGCAACACATAGAGAAGCTCAAGCAAAAGTACCCTGCACTGAGAGTGCCTTTGAGTGCTTGCAAGGATAGATTCAATGCTATAATTATAGGCGATGTGCCGCAAGCCGTTGAAGCCCTGACGAAAGGTGACCCCAAATTTGCTGTTGATGCTGCCAACGATGCTGCCCTTGAAGCCGATTCATGTGAGAGAGGTTTCTCTGGCAAGTCACCAATCACTCAAATGAACAAACTCAATCATGATATCTCCATTATCACTGCTTCTGTTGTTAAAATGATGCTGTGA
- the LOC102610640 gene encoding cell wall / vacuolar inhibitor of fructosidase 1 yields MSLVALLLVHLLLQSSISCSASASVSKIETLLIQETCKHTDYYNLCVASLESDPRSLNADVKELAIILVELLQANANETLWHVGDLFKKVSDPALYRFYGTRIEEYRAIVERQIPEAIDALQSGDYMVSKKDAEAAAAHADSCEEQFAGETQPFSDQNKAVHGLSLVTSSILGILG; encoded by the coding sequence ATGAGTTTGGTGGCTCTTTTGCTCGTTCACCTACTCCTCCAATCCTCAATTAGCTGCTCAGCTTCAGCTTCAGTTTCAAAGATCGAAACTCTTTTGATACAGGAGACATGTAAACACACAGATTATTACAATCTTTGTGTTGCATCTCTTGAATCAGACCCTCGAAGTTTGAATGCAGATGTCAAAGAACTGGCTATCATATTGGTAGAGTTACTCCAGGCTAATGCTAATGAAACCCTATGGCATGTTGGGGATTTGTTTAAGAAAGTGAGTGATCCAGCTTTGTACAGATTCTATGGTACTCGCATCGAAGAGTACAGGGCAATTGTAGAAAGGCAGATACCTGAAGCCATTGATGCTCTGCAATCTGGTGACTATATGGTTTCTAAAAAGGATGCagaagctgctgctgctcaTGCTGATAGTTGTGAAGAGCAATTTGCTGGAGAAACACAGCCGTTTAGTGACCAAAACAAAGCTGTGCATGGTCTCTCACTTGTCACATCAAGCATACTCGGAATATTGGGATGA
- the LOC102610335 gene encoding nuclear poly(A) polymerase 3, whose amino-acid sequence MAAYACNNNQSNNLVVYPYNFVDFYPQNANFGVVTPQSLGVINPNLISPSQVLVPCNSPVFLVPSFNFPLNPSVLDQMDEERSLSLVQLMTNEGLVPSTEEEDKRRNVIQKLKEIVLAWVKRVAWQRRLPKEQIAETHATILTYGSYGLGVHGSESDIDALCLGPEFATMAEDFFVVLHNMLKSRPEVSEIHCVKDAKVPLMRFKFDGILIDLPYARLHVLSVPENVDVLNPFFLRDLDETSWKSLSGVRANKCILQLVPDLEKFQPVLRCIKLWAKRRGVYGNLHGFLGGVHLAILVAHVCQNHPKGSLNTLVANFFKTYAYWPWPTPVMLQDPMLPAAGYPSETRSLMPIRLPCSPHEYCHSNITRSTFYKIRTEFLRGHNTTRDLMRPDFDWHFLFEPFPYSKKYARFVRVYLSASNQDDLGDWVGWVKSRFRSLILKLEEVQGLCDPNPTEYIDVDVTEPHVVFYWGLQPGRTNLLDIVAVEKDFLKNIHNGFQGSPGRMGLLVVQASQLSKSSQLDFGSGRRTKACWKNLDYNLPRIPVYSQHLPNYIIGYVDAKADSKYPSAGG is encoded by the exons atggcaGCTTATGcttgtaataacaatcaaagcAATAATCTTGTTGTGTATCCTTACAATTTCGTTGATTTTTATCCCCAAAACGCTAATTTTGGTGTCGTAACTCCGCAATCACTTGGTGTAATAAACCCTAATTTAATTTCCCCGAGTCAAGTGCTTGTTCCGTGCAATTCCCCGGTCTTTTTAGTTCCTTCTTTTAATTTCCCTTTGAATCCTTCTGTCTTAGATCAAATGGACGAGGAAAGATCGCTCTCGCTTGTTCAg TTGATGACCAATGAAGGACTTGTGCCCTCAACAGAAGAGGAGGATAAGAGAAGAAATGTCATTCAAAAGCTTAAAGAG ATAGTCTTGGCATGGGTCAAGAGAGTTGCTTGGCAACGGCGATTGCCAAAAGAACAGATTGCAGAGACACATGCAACGATATTGACATATGGGTCTTATGGCCTTGGA GTTCATGGTTCAGAGTCAGATATTGATGCTTTATGTCTTGGTCCTGAATTTGCCACAATGGCG GaggatttttttgttgttctgCACAACATGCTTAAGAGCAGACCTGAAGTATCAGAGATTCACTGTGTGAAGGATGCAAAAGTTCCTTTGATGCGATTCAAGTTTGATGGGATCTTGATCGACCTTCCCTATGCGCGTCTTCACGTATTATCTGTTCCTGAA AACGTAGATGTGCTCAATCCATTCTTTTTGAGGGATCTTGATGAAACCAGTTGGAAGAGCTTGTCTGGAGTACGAGCAAATAAATGTATTCTTCAGCTTGTTCCAGACTTGGAG AAATTCCAGCCAGTGCTGAGATGTATCAAATTGTGGGCAAAAAGGCGAGGAGTGTATGGTAAT TTACATGGGTTTCTTGGAGGAGTTCATTTGGCTATCCTCGTCGCTCATGTTTGCCAAAATCATCCAAAGGGCAGTTTGAATACTCTGGTTGCAAACTTCTTTAAGACATATGCCTATTGGCCTTGGCCTACACCAGTCATGCTGCAGGATCCAATGTTACCAGCTGCTGGATATCCTTCTGAGACACGGTCCTTAATGCCTATCCGATTGCCGTGTAGTCCGCATGAGTATTGCCATTCCAATATTACTAGGAGCACATTCTACAAAATCAGAACAGAGTTTCTTCGTGGCCATAATACAACTAGG GATCTTATGAGGCCAGATTTTGATTGGCACTTCCTTTTTGAGCCTTTTCCATACTCAAAGAAGTATGCACGATTTGTCAGGGTTTACCTTTCAGCTTCTAATCAAGATGACCTTGGAGACTGGGTGGGTTGGGTTAAGTCACGGTTTCGATCTCTTATTCTGAAG TTGGAGGAAGTACAAGGTCTTTGTGACCCTAATCCTACAGAATATATTGATGTGGATGTGACAGAGCCGCACGTTGTTTTCTACTGGGGCTTGCAACCTGGGAGAACTAATTTGCTAGATATAGTGGCTGTTGAAAAAGATTTCTTGAAGAATATTCATAATGGCTTTCAAGGCTCCCCAGGACGAATGGGGTTACTCGTCGTGCAGGCTTCTCAGCTGTCCAAGAGTTCACAGCTTGATTTTGGAAGTGGGAGGAGAACTAAAGCTTGTTGGAAAAATCTCGACTACAATCTTCCGCGAATCCCTGTGTACTCGCAGCATCTGCCCAACTACATCATTGGGTATGTGGATGCTAAAGCAGACTCCAAGTACCCAAGCGCTGGGGGATAG
- the LOC102610020 gene encoding uncharacterized protein LOC102610020 gives MELEFEFEEENKLSALSEEVTDTDTESETKDGVEEEEDGDNEEEEDDGDEDDDDDDDEDEDDDDEAEDDDEEEVQILHSTGGPPVQSADEEDDDEDDDDGGEDDEGDGDGDGDDDDDDDENDDDEDEDAEEEEDLGTEYLVRPVARPEDEEDASDFEPEENGEEEDVHEEDEDDDEGAGKVEAPSKRKRSDRDDDSDDGDDDGGEDDERPSKR, from the exons ATGGAATTGGAGTTCGAGTTCGAGGAAGAGAATAAACTTAGTGCGTTGAGTGAAGAAGTTACAGATACTGATACTGAGAGCGAAACCAAAGATGGAgtagaggaagaggaagatggTGATAacgaagaagaggaagatgacGGTGACGAAGACGATGATGACGATGACgacgaagatgaagatgacGACGATGAAGCTGAAGATGACGACGAAGAGGAGGTGCAGATTCTGCACTCTACGGGTGGACCGCCGGTTCAGTCAGCTGACGAAGAAGATGATGACGAGGATGACGATGATGGCGGCGAGGATGATGAGGGCGACGGCGATGGAGACggcgacgacgacgacgacgacgacgagaATGACGATGACGAAGATGAAGATGCTGAAGAAGAg GAGGATCTAGGAACCGAATACCTAGTCCGGCCAGTAGCTCGTCCTGAGGATGAGGAAGATGCAAGTGACTTTGAACCTGAGGAAAATGGTGAAGAGGAAGATGTCCATGAAgaggatgaagatgatgacGAGGGTGCCGGGAAGGTTGAGGCACCATCAAAAAGGAAGAGATCGGATAGGGACGACGATTCAGATGATGGTGACGATGATGGTGGAGAGGATGACGAGAGACCATCCAAGCGATAG